A single genomic interval of Paralichthys olivaceus isolate ysfri-2021 chromosome 7, ASM2471397v2, whole genome shotgun sequence harbors:
- the syt1b gene encoding synaptotagmin-1b isoform X2, giving the protein MTGTRRAAPAAPAAPGTLVTPTHLSNATTTTGRAQSGGHNPKKFMSELHNIHMPSWAVAALCIVSLCVVLSCAVCIWKKCLKKKDKDKEKDKKKGKEKSKGGFDTEMDGGCNEQLKDEGNKETELSDKETKEDEKLGRLHFTLDYNFIDNTLVVGILQAAELPAMDVGGSSDPYVKLYLLPDKKKKFETKVHRKTLEPNFNETFTFKVPYTELGGKTLVMTVYDFDRFSKHDAIGDVKIPMSSVDFSQSLQEWRDLQKAEKEESERLGDVCLSLRFVPTAGKLTVVILEAKNLKKMDVGGLSDPYVKIHLMQNGKRLKKKKTTIKKNTLNPYYNESFSFEVPCEQIEKVQIAVTVLDYDKIGKNDAIGKLLLGANSTGTEQCHWSDMLANPRRPIAQWHGLKPEDEINSLISSKK; this is encoded by the exons ATGACCGGGACCCGTCGAGCTGCCCCGGCTGCCCCGGCTGCACCAGGCACCCTGGTTACACCAACGCATTTGTCAAATGCAACAACCACCACAGGCCGAGCACAGTCTGGAGGCCACAATCCAAAGAAGTTCATGAGTGAGCTACACAACATTCACA TGCCATCTTGGGCCGTTGCCGCCCTTTGTATCGTGAGTTTATGCGTGGTGTTGTCCTGTGCTGTGTGCATCTGGAAGAAGTGCTTGAAAAAGAAGGACAAGGACaaagagaaggacaagaagaagggaaaagagaaaagcaaaggaGGATTTGACACTGAAATGGATGGAGGTTGCAATGAg caacTGAAAGATGAAGGCAACAAAGAAACAGAGTTGTCAGATAAAGAGACCAAAGAAGATGAGAAGCTGGGGAGACTACATTTCACACTAGACTACAACTTCATAGATAACACA CTGGTAGTGGGCATCTTGCAGGCTGCAGAGCTTCCTGCCATGGATGTGGGAGGAAGCTCTGACCCTTACGTTAAACTATATCTGCTCccggacaaaaagaaaaagtttgaaaCTAAAGTTCACAGGAAGACGCTTGAACCAAACTTCAATGAGACTTTCACATTTAAG GTACCGTACACTGAGCTGGGCGGGAAGACACTGGTGATGACGGTGTACGACTTTGACCGTTTCTCAAAGCACGATGCTATAGGAGATGTGAAAATACCGATGAGCAGCGTGGACTTCAGCCAGTCTCTGCAGGAGTGGAGGGACCTGCagaaggcagagaaggaggag AGCGAGCGGCTTGGAGACGTATGTTTGTCCTTGAGGTTTGTGCCCACTGCAGGGAAGTTGACGGTGGTGATTCTAGAGGCCAAAAACCTGAAGAAAATGGATGTGGGAGGATTATCAG ACCCTTATGTGAAGATCCACTTAATGCAGAATGGGAAACGactcaagaaaaagaaaacaacgaTAAAGAAGAACACTTTGAACCCATACTACAACGAGTCTTTCAGCTTTGAGGTGCCATGTGAACAGATAGAG AAGGTGCAGATAGCAGTGACTGTGCTCGACTATGATAAGATCGGGAAGAACGACGCCATCGGGAAGTTGCTGCTGGGCGCTAACAGCACTGGAACTGAGCAATGCCATTGGTCAGACATGCTGGCTAACCCCCGGCGGCCAATAGCTCAGTGGCACGGCCTCAAACCAGAGGATGAAATTAACTCACTAATATCCAGCAAGAAATGA
- the syt1b gene encoding synaptotagmin-1b isoform X1 — protein MCICESFRWLPHMEEVIAVSVMLKYNVCCTCCDLIVFSGLSSFSGQFNSGSAVNYQTMTGTRRAAPAAPAAPGTLVTPTHLSNATTTTGRAQSGGHNPKKFMSELHNIHMPSWAVAALCIVSLCVVLSCAVCIWKKCLKKKDKDKEKDKKKGKEKSKGGFDTEMDGGCNEQLKDEGNKETELSDKETKEDEKLGRLHFTLDYNFIDNTLVVGILQAAELPAMDVGGSSDPYVKLYLLPDKKKKFETKVHRKTLEPNFNETFTFKVPYTELGGKTLVMTVYDFDRFSKHDAIGDVKIPMSSVDFSQSLQEWRDLQKAEKEESERLGDVCLSLRFVPTAGKLTVVILEAKNLKKMDVGGLSDPYVKIHLMQNGKRLKKKKTTIKKNTLNPYYNESFSFEVPCEQIEKVQIAVTVLDYDKIGKNDAIGKLLLGANSTGTEQCHWSDMLANPRRPIAQWHGLKPEDEINSLISSKK, from the exons atgtgtatttgtgaatcGTTTAGATGGCTCCCACATATGGAGGAAGTTATTGCTGTTTCTGTTATGTTGAAATATAATGTATGTTGCACATGTTGTGACTTAATCGTCTTCTCCGGTCTCTCCAGCTTCTCTGGCCAGTTTAATTCTGGATCTGCTGTCAATTATCAAACAATGACCGGGACCCGTCGAGCTGCCCCGGCTGCCCCGGCTGCACCAGGCACCCTGGTTACACCAACGCATTTGTCAAATGCAACAACCACCACAGGCCGAGCACAGTCTGGAGGCCACAATCCAAAGAAGTTCATGAGTGAGCTACACAACATTCACA TGCCATCTTGGGCCGTTGCCGCCCTTTGTATCGTGAGTTTATGCGTGGTGTTGTCCTGTGCTGTGTGCATCTGGAAGAAGTGCTTGAAAAAGAAGGACAAGGACaaagagaaggacaagaagaagggaaaagagaaaagcaaaggaGGATTTGACACTGAAATGGATGGAGGTTGCAATGAg caacTGAAAGATGAAGGCAACAAAGAAACAGAGTTGTCAGATAAAGAGACCAAAGAAGATGAGAAGCTGGGGAGACTACATTTCACACTAGACTACAACTTCATAGATAACACA CTGGTAGTGGGCATCTTGCAGGCTGCAGAGCTTCCTGCCATGGATGTGGGAGGAAGCTCTGACCCTTACGTTAAACTATATCTGCTCccggacaaaaagaaaaagtttgaaaCTAAAGTTCACAGGAAGACGCTTGAACCAAACTTCAATGAGACTTTCACATTTAAG GTACCGTACACTGAGCTGGGCGGGAAGACACTGGTGATGACGGTGTACGACTTTGACCGTTTCTCAAAGCACGATGCTATAGGAGATGTGAAAATACCGATGAGCAGCGTGGACTTCAGCCAGTCTCTGCAGGAGTGGAGGGACCTGCagaaggcagagaaggaggag AGCGAGCGGCTTGGAGACGTATGTTTGTCCTTGAGGTTTGTGCCCACTGCAGGGAAGTTGACGGTGGTGATTCTAGAGGCCAAAAACCTGAAGAAAATGGATGTGGGAGGATTATCAG ACCCTTATGTGAAGATCCACTTAATGCAGAATGGGAAACGactcaagaaaaagaaaacaacgaTAAAGAAGAACACTTTGAACCCATACTACAACGAGTCTTTCAGCTTTGAGGTGCCATGTGAACAGATAGAG AAGGTGCAGATAGCAGTGACTGTGCTCGACTATGATAAGATCGGGAAGAACGACGCCATCGGGAAGTTGCTGCTGGGCGCTAACAGCACTGGAACTGAGCAATGCCATTGGTCAGACATGCTGGCTAACCCCCGGCGGCCAATAGCTCAGTGGCACGGCCTCAAACCAGAGGATGAAATTAACTCACTAATATCCAGCAAGAAATGA
- the bbs10 gene encoding Bardet-Biedl syndrome 10 protein isoform X3: protein MKRPPLGLMVVEMLPVHHLHLKHVLQTVCTLEATVLRSFGPEGGQVLFTRDTGQAMLSRSGTCILKALRLEYPLARMVVECVWKHSSVTGDGSKTFILLLASLLRMIHTKACKEPDMSHTYNSREAAEAATAQRFADELLTFALEELEDLIALGVAPYGFCVSWEDSTAKTQPAPHSNTHCVQKLLASFFHTRLSHTHCHFISNLTCEVLRHWTFKNDLPSSALHFVNDNFPALHTPVSGFPISCSRLIEGQVIHRDFAVPCPQTEDQPVKAVVFTGYLQPTILSAGEVLKVGCGGQGTEEKSIVEFSAWSEKSLQCIIATLQRLGVSVLLSAVKQSAAVLALAAQAQMCVVECISQDELALFSKLSGTTPVSDCWTIEPLNVSTLTFCRPILLGVHSELFIWFPSEK, encoded by the exons ATGAAGCGTCCTCCTCTTGGACTAATG gttgTGGAGATGCTACCAGTACATCATCTTCACCTCAAGCATGTCCTCCAGACAGTTTGTACACTAGAGGCAACTGTCCTCCGCAGCTTTGGTCCAGAGGGAGGACAGGTGCTGTTCACCCGAGACACAGGACAGGCTATGCTGAGCCGCAGTGGAACATGCATCCTCAAAGCACTGCGACTTGAATATCCACTGGCtag GATGGTGGTGGAGTGTGTCTGGAAGCATAGCAGTGTAACAGGGGATGGATCCAAGACCTTTATCCTGCTGCTGGCATCATTACTGCGAATGATTCATACAAAAGCTTGCAAGGAGCCTGACATGTCTCACACTTATAACTCTAGGGAGGCAGCAGAAGCTGCCACTGCACAGCGCTTTGCTGATGAACTGCTCACATTTGCTTTGGAAGAATTGGAGGATCTCATCGCTTTAGGAGTGGCCCCGTATGGATTCTGTGTTTCGTGGGAGGATTCCACTGCAAAAACACAACCAGCTCCTCACTCAAACACTCACTGTGTTCAAAAGCTGCTGGCATCATTCTTTCACACTCGTCTCAGTCACACCCACTGTCACTTCATAAGCAACCTCACCTGTGAAGTGCTCAGGcactggacatttaaaaatgacctACCTTCCTCAGCACTTCACTTTGTAAATGACAACTTCCCTGCATTGCATACGCCTGTATCAGGCTTCCCTATTAGCTGCTCACGTCTGATTGAGGGGCAGGTCATTCACAGGGACTTTGCTGTGCCCTGCCCTCAGACTGAAGACCAGCCAGTTAAAGCTGTAGTTTTTACTGGGTACCTACAGCCAACAATACTCAGTGCTGGAGAAGTGCTTAAGGTGGGATGTGGAGGCCAAGGGACTGAGGAGAAAAGTATTGTGGAGTTTAGTGCCTGGTCAGAGAAGTCACTACAGTGTATCATTGCAACCCTGCAGCGTTTGGGTGTCTCTGTGCTCCTGTCTGCGGTGAAACAGTCTGCGGCTGTTCTGGCTTTGGCTGCACAGGCACAGATGTGTGTTGTGGAGTGTATCAGCCAAGATGAGCTGGCCCTCTTTTCCAAACTAAGTGGAACCACACCTGTGTCAGACTGCTGGACAATTGAACCACTGAATGTTTCTACTCTGACCTTTTGCCGGCCAATACTACTGGGAGTACATAG TGAACTCTTCATCTGGTTTCCatca